The DNA region TTCTCTCCTCTCCATGTGATGGTTTTATCATAATCCCTCCCTACTTCTCTTGTAAAATCGCGAAAAAGTTGTTTTCAGGCTTATTTTTAGCCGAAAAATTGTTTTTCGCCTAGGTAAAAAAGTTAATTTGAGAACCCTTTTTTCAAAAAATGTAAAAATTACAAAAAGCGACAAATATTTTTCGACATTTGCTAATGCCCGCCATATGTTATACTTTAGAAAAAACAGGAGGTTATGCTGGTGAAAACCTTTAAGTTGATTGCAATGGACGTGGTAGAGGAAGCTGGAAAATCGGTAGAGATCCCATTAGAGGACGGCTTAATTATTAATAAAGAAAATGAAAAAGCTACTTGGCTCCTTGAGGCCTATACGGAACTTTCCCTCTATGATTATTTTAAAAATATTCAGGAACAAAGTCGTGAACTTATCGTCGAGGTTGTGATCACGAAACCAGATAACGATCCTGCCTATTTTCAAACCAAGGTTGTCGTGTTAAATAAATTTGAAAAGAATATAAGCGTCCTGATGGAAGGCCGATTGCGCCGCAATAAGAGTGATTATTCTGAGTTGTTGCTAGACACCCTCCTTGAAAAAGGTCTCGACGGCCCTGCCCTCCTGTCCGAATTCAAGGAAAAAATGAAAAGCAAACCCAAACTAAAAATGAAAAATCCTAAATAATGTAAATCAGGGGCGCCAGATTGGTGTCCTTTTTTCTTTTCGTTGCTGTGACCACTTTAGCGCTTTTTTAAGCGAATTCTGGTCACATAGCCACTTTCATGTTTTCATATCCGAATTTTTGCCAACATAGCCCCTTCACGTGACCACTTTCACAATTTCATATCCGAATTTTTGCCACATGCCCCTTCACTTGACCACTTTCACGTTTTCATATTCGAATTTTGGTCACATAGCCCCTTTACGTGACCACTTTCACGTTTTCTATCCACATTTTTTATCAATAGACTCCCCAAACCGAATAAAGAACAGACCATCTCTGGCCTGCCCTTTTGTGTTTATCTGTCTCGATTGTCGCGATCGTTGGCATCAAGGTCGTCTTCAATAATATCTTCCCTCGGTGTATTTCTGTCTCTAATCATATCTTTGTCATTGTTTCTGTTCGTGTCGTTGACGTCACGGTTGTTAAACATACCATCGTTGTTGTTGTATCGAGTGTTCGTGTTGTTTAACCCGTTATCATTGTTGTCGTTATCCAGTGGCGTATCCACTTCGTCATTGACTGGCGGCGGCGGTACATTGTCATTGTCATTGTCATTGTTACAACCTGTCAGCATCATCCCGGTAACAACAGAACCCGCTAACAGTAGTAAAAACTTTTTCTTCAAAAGAAAAGCCCCTTTCATAATAAAATATCGACCTTATCTGGTCTGATGTTAGCTTTCCCTATTATCAAAAAGATTTAATTGGAAAATTAAAACAAAAAAAGACCAGGAATTCTCCTGATCTCTACTCTTTTTTCTCTCCTAACGCAAAGGTAATTTCCGCTTCACAGGCGATTTCACCGTCAACGGTGGCAACAGCTTTGCCCTTTCCGATTGGTCCGCGCAGTCTTATTATTTCCACCTCGAGGCGGAGCTGGTCACCTGGTTTTACTTGCTTTTTAAAGCGGCAACTATCAATTCCGGCAAAAAAAGCAAGACGTCCGCGGTTTTCCTCTTTTTTCAGCATAGCCACTGCCCCAACCTGTGCAAGTGCCTCGACAATCAGCACCCCAGGCATTACAGGATAATCAGGAAAATGGCCATTGAAAAATTCTTCATTGGCGCTCACATTTTTAATTCCAATGGCTCTAACCCCATCTTCCACTTCCAAGATCCGATCAACCAGCAAAAATGGATAACGATGAGGAATGATTTCTTTTATTTGTGTAATATCAAGCATAAATTAGTACCTCCTAATAGGAACAGATATATACATTCTACTATTAATGGCATATAAAAAGGAAGGGTTCTGTGTCCCTTCCATCGTTATTTTTTTTCAATTAGTTCAAGGATATGTGTCCAGGTCGATTTATTTAAAACTTCCGTTGCATTACCTCCACCGAGAATTCCATAACCAAACATGGCTCCGCCTATCACACAGCCAACGACCATAACCGCCAAAAGAACAATCCGCAGCCAAACCGGGATAAGGCGGACACGAATCTTCGGACGTGCAACCGTAGCCATTTTCTTCTCCTGCTCATCTTCCTTGGTCCTTCTATATTCTTCCCTGGACCTCATTTGGTTTACTGACATCGTAATTCCCCTTTTACAAATCCAAATATGTTGGCTAATTTACCGCTCTAAACATTTATTTTTATCTAATATTATACTCTATTATAGAAAAGAAATTGAAATAAGGCAGTATTTTTTTGCAGAAAAAGAATTTCCATGGAAAAATAACGTAAATTTTGTTAGAAATTACGTTATTTTCCCCCGAAAAAACTTAACTTATTCCAAAAATACATCTGATTTAAAAAAGCGCCGTAAGCGAACTTGTTCTTATTTTACTATATGTTTTTGCTTACAGCACAAAAAAAGTCCAACGACACCCACAAAGATGTCATTGGACTCTTTCAATATCAACCAAGTTTTCTCTTTGGCAGTCGATCGATGTTGTCGAGCATGATGCCTGTTCCGATGGCTACGCAGTCCATTGGATTCTCGGCAACTAAGACAGGAACCTTCAATTCGTCTGCAAGCAGCATATCAATACCGTGCAGCAATGCTCCGCCGCCCGTAAGGATGACGCCGCGGTCGATGATGTCTGCTGAAAGTTCCGGCGGTGTGCGCTCTAGGACGCTTTTTGCCGCTTGAACGATCACCGAAACCGATTCGCGCAGTGCTGCTTCGATTTCTTCCGAATGAACGGTGATGGTGCGCGGCAAGCCGCTAACCATGTCACGTCCGCGGATTTCCATTGATTCAGAGCGTGAGCCTTGGAAAACGGTCGCAATATTGATTTTAATATTTTCAGACGTCCGCTCACCAATCAATAGCTTGTACTCGCGCTTGATGTGGTTAAGAATCTCCATGTCGAACTTGTCGCCCGCCATTTTGATCGAGGAAGAAGTAACGATATCACCCATCGATAGAACGGCAATATCCGTCGTTCCACCACCGATGTCGACAACCATATTCCCGCTCGGCTGGAAAATTTCCATTCCCGCGCCAATCGCAGCAACCTTTGGCTCTTCTTCTAAGTAAATCTTTTTGCCGCCGCTTTTTTCAGCAGCTTCTTTGATTGCCTTTTGCTCAACGCTTGTAATATTCGTTGGGCAGCAAATCAAAATACGCGGCTTCGAAAGAAACCCTTTTACATTTAGCTTATTAATGAAATGTTTTAACATTGCTTCCGTTACGTCAAAGTCAGCGATTACTCCGTCTTTTAACGGGCGAATCGCGACAATATTTCCTGGTGTCCGTCCAACCATGCGGCGAGCCTCTTCACCAACAGCAAGAACACGGTTTGTATTCTTGTCGATGGCCACAACAGATGGCTCATTCAATACAATTCCACGGCCCTTCACGTGAATTAACACGTTCGCCGTTCCCAAATCGATCCCAATATCCCTAGCAAACATTTTCTTTTTTTTCCTCCTTGAAACGGTCATCTAACTAATTGTTAATTGTATCATATTCATTAAACTTTCCATACTTTTTACAAAGAAATTTGTAAATTTTTGTTGAAGCTTGTCTTTTTCCCCTTTTAAAAAGGCTGTTGATTGGAGCTACGGGCGCTTCGCTTTCCGCG from Neobacillus sp. FSL H8-0543 includes:
- a CDS encoding YwpF-like family protein; this translates as MKTFKLIAMDVVEEAGKSVEIPLEDGLIINKENEKATWLLEAYTELSLYDYFKNIQEQSRELIVEVVITKPDNDPAYFQTKVVVLNKFEKNISVLMEGRLRRNKSDYSELLLDTLLEKGLDGPALLSEFKEKMKSKPKLKMKNPK
- the fabZ gene encoding 3-hydroxyacyl-ACP dehydratase FabZ → MLDITQIKEIIPHRYPFLLVDRILEVEDGVRAIGIKNVSANEEFFNGHFPDYPVMPGVLIVEALAQVGAVAMLKKEENRGRLAFFAGIDSCRFKKQVKPGDQLRLEVEIIRLRGPIGKGKAVATVDGEIACEAEITFALGEKKE
- a CDS encoding DNA-directed RNA polymerase subunit beta, coding for MSVNQMRSREEYRRTKEDEQEKKMATVARPKIRVRLIPVWLRIVLLAVMVVGCVIGGAMFGYGILGGGNATEVLNKSTWTHILELIEKK
- a CDS encoding rod shape-determining protein; its protein translation is MFARDIGIDLGTANVLIHVKGRGIVLNEPSVVAIDKNTNRVLAVGEEARRMVGRTPGNIVAIRPLKDGVIADFDVTEAMLKHFINKLNVKGFLSKPRILICCPTNITSVEQKAIKEAAEKSGGKKIYLEEEPKVAAIGAGMEIFQPSGNMVVDIGGGTTDIAVLSMGDIVTSSSIKMAGDKFDMEILNHIKREYKLLIGERTSENIKINIATVFQGSRSESMEIRGRDMVSGLPRTITVHSEEIEAALRESVSVIVQAAKSVLERTPPELSADIIDRGVILTGGGALLHGIDMLLADELKVPVLVAENPMDCVAIGTGIMLDNIDRLPKRKLG